A window of the Haloarcula litorea genome harbors these coding sequences:
- the sufU gene encoding Fe-S cluster assembly sulfur transfer protein SufU: MGIGGSDMYRQQILDHYKNPRNAGSIEDPTFSHVGENPMCGDEIRMDVVLSEDEETIERVAFDGDGCAISQASASMLTERLQGMTVEELEALDRDDITEMLGVDISPMRVKCAVLAEKVAQDGAEIYFGEKDLDRTTTEE; this comes from the coding sequence ATGGGTATCGGCGGCTCCGACATGTACCGGCAGCAGATCCTCGACCACTACAAGAACCCCCGCAACGCCGGGTCCATCGAGGACCCGACGTTCAGCCACGTCGGCGAGAACCCGATGTGTGGCGACGAGATCCGGATGGACGTCGTCCTCTCCGAGGACGAGGAGACCATCGAGCGGGTCGCCTTCGACGGGGACGGCTGTGCCATCTCGCAGGCCTCGGCGTCGATGCTCACCGAGCGCCTGCAGGGGATGACCGTCGAGGAACTGGAGGCACTGGACCGTGACGACATCACGGAGATGCTCGGCGTCGACATCTCGCCGATGCGGGTGAAGTGCGCCGTGCTGGCCGAGAAGGTCGCGCAGGACGGCGCGGAGATCTACTTCGGCGAGAAGGACCTCGACCGGACGACGACCGAGGAGTAG
- a CDS encoding PspA/IM30 family protein, whose protein sequence is MSLLGRLAYTIRAKLNALLNRASDPSAELDYSYEELRDELQNVTRGVADVTTQKKRLEIHRRRLRENVEKYDGQAREAMRADREDLARKALAKKQTHVGQIADLSDQIDELQATQDRLVGKRAELASRIEQFRTEKETMKARYEAAEASARVAEAFTGVGDEMADVSRAIERVSERTERMEARAAALEELEESGQLESVLDEGDDVERELDRLSNERAVEYELERLRGELGEGAEAGEPELEPTA, encoded by the coding sequence ATGAGCCTCCTCGGACGGCTCGCGTACACGATCCGTGCGAAGCTGAACGCGCTGCTGAACCGGGCCTCGGACCCGAGCGCGGAGCTGGACTACTCCTACGAGGAGCTGCGCGACGAACTCCAGAACGTCACGCGCGGGGTCGCCGACGTGACCACTCAGAAGAAGCGCCTGGAGATCCACCGCCGTCGCCTCCGCGAGAACGTCGAGAAGTACGACGGCCAGGCCCGCGAGGCGATGCGGGCCGACCGGGAGGACCTCGCGCGGAAGGCGCTGGCGAAGAAACAGACCCACGTGGGCCAGATCGCAGACCTCTCGGACCAGATCGACGAGCTCCAGGCCACCCAGGACCGGCTGGTCGGCAAGCGCGCCGAGCTGGCCAGCCGCATCGAGCAGTTCCGCACGGAGAAGGAGACGATGAAGGCCCGCTACGAGGCCGCCGAGGCCTCCGCCCGCGTCGCCGAGGCGTTCACCGGCGTCGGCGACGAGATGGCCGACGTGAGCCGCGCCATCGAGCGGGTGAGCGAGCGGACCGAGCGGATGGAGGCCCGCGCCGCCGCCCTCGAGGAGCTGGAGGAGAGCGGGCAGCTGGAGTCGGTGCTCGACGAGGGCGACGACGTCGAGCGGGAGCTGGACCGCCTCTCGAACGAACGGGCCGTCGAGTACGAGCTCGAACGGCTGCGCGGCGAACTCGGGGAGGGAGCCGAGGCGGGCGAGCCGGAGCTCGAACCGACCGCGTAA
- a CDS encoding single-stranded-DNA-specific exonuclease RecJ: MSGSAPVPALADRASACADRLRAADRVLLASHIDADGLTSAAVATTALARAGIPVETVFKKQLDADEIESIAAREYDTVLFTDFGSGQLDVISEHVARGDFEAVVADHHQPADPAGCHPDAVRETDGYADFDHHCNPLLVGLDGASELSGAGAAYVLARALEPADGDNRDLAALAVVGAVGDMQAVGGELVGANAGIVEEGSAAGVLEEGTDLTLYGKQTRPLPKLLEYATEVPIPGISNDQAGATRFLEELGLDLRRDGEWRTWADLTDDERQTVASALVQRAVQRGVPADKIQSLVGTTYTLTDEPSGTELRDASEFSTLLNATARYERADVGLAVCLGERAAPLERARKLLATHRRNLSEGLDLVKERGVTQAEHVQYFDAGDAVRETIVGIVAGMALGTDGVDADKPIVAFADADGERKVSARATGPLVGRGVDLSVVMREAAQSVGGDGGGHDIAAGATIPAGETEAFVAAADDVVADQLS, translated from the coding sequence ATGAGTGGCTCCGCCCCCGTCCCGGCGCTCGCCGACCGCGCGTCAGCCTGTGCCGACCGGCTCCGGGCGGCCGACCGCGTGTTGCTCGCCTCCCACATCGACGCCGACGGGCTGACCAGCGCCGCCGTCGCCACGACGGCGCTGGCGCGGGCCGGTATCCCCGTCGAGACGGTGTTCAAGAAGCAACTGGACGCCGACGAGATCGAAAGCATCGCCGCCCGCGAGTACGACACGGTGCTGTTCACCGACTTCGGCTCCGGGCAACTCGACGTCATCTCCGAGCACGTCGCTCGCGGGGACTTCGAGGCCGTCGTCGCCGACCACCACCAGCCGGCCGACCCCGCCGGCTGCCACCCGGACGCGGTCCGCGAGACCGACGGCTACGCCGACTTCGACCACCACTGCAACCCGCTCCTGGTCGGCCTCGACGGCGCGTCGGAACTGTCGGGCGCGGGCGCGGCCTACGTCCTGGCGCGGGCGCTCGAACCCGCCGACGGCGACAACCGCGACCTGGCCGCGCTGGCCGTCGTGGGCGCGGTCGGCGACATGCAGGCCGTCGGCGGCGAACTCGTGGGCGCGAACGCCGGCATCGTCGAGGAGGGGTCGGCCGCCGGCGTCCTGGAGGAGGGCACCGACCTCACGCTGTACGGCAAGCAGACCCGCCCGCTCCCGAAGCTGCTGGAGTACGCCACCGAGGTCCCCATCCCCGGGATCTCGAACGACCAGGCCGGCGCGACTCGATTCCTCGAGGAGCTGGGGCTAGATTTGAGACGGGACGGCGAGTGGCGGACGTGGGCGGACCTGACCGACGACGAGCGCCAGACCGTCGCCAGCGCGCTGGTCCAGCGCGCGGTCCAGCGCGGGGTCCCGGCCGACAAGATCCAGTCGCTGGTCGGGACGACCTACACGCTGACCGACGAGCCAAGCGGCACCGAACTGCGGGACGCGAGCGAGTTCTCGACGCTGCTGAACGCCACCGCCCGCTACGAGCGCGCCGACGTGGGACTGGCGGTCTGTCTCGGCGAGCGCGCGGCCCCGCTCGAACGGGCCCGGAAACTGCTCGCGACCCACCGCCGGAACCTCTCGGAGGGGCTGGACCTCGTCAAGGAGCGGGGCGTCACCCAGGCCGAGCACGTCCAGTACTTCGACGCCGGCGACGCCGTCCGCGAGACCATCGTCGGCATCGTCGCGGGGATGGCGCTCGGGACCGACGGCGTCGACGCCGACAAGCCGATCGTCGCCTTCGCCGACGCCGACGGCGAGCGGAAGGTCTCCGCGCGGGCGACCGGCCCGCTCGTCGGCCGCGGCGTCGACCTCTCGGTAGTGATGCGAGAGGCCGCCCAGTCGGTCGGCGGCGACGGCGGCGGCCACGACATCGCCGCCGGGGCGACCATCCCCGCCGGCGAGACGGAGGCGTTCGTCGCGGCCGCCGACGACGTGGTGGCCGACCAGCTCTCGTAA
- a CDS encoding carbohydrate-binding protein has product MPTYEQGETGPGTDGPVEWPERGRDSSAQRRRAAHARPEPVRHELPTAIPVGEYRVYHHGGRLEPDDPPPPRSDRPHLLTTGESLAYDVDARETGPHLVCLRVAAEDTGTVGVAVDGEPRTRAVVEPTGGWDRWAELWCQVDLARGEGTLELVALSGGWRLGGLRVE; this is encoded by the coding sequence ATGCCGACGTACGAGCAGGGGGAGACGGGACCCGGGACCGACGGTCCCGTCGAGTGGCCGGAACGGGGTCGGGACTCGTCGGCCCAGCGCCGGCGCGCCGCTCACGCGCGTCCGGAGCCGGTCCGCCACGAACTGCCGACCGCCATCCCGGTCGGGGAGTACCGCGTCTACCACCACGGCGGCCGACTGGAGCCCGACGACCCGCCGCCGCCCCGCAGCGACCGTCCGCACCTCCTGACGACCGGGGAGTCGCTGGCCTACGACGTCGACGCCCGCGAGACCGGCCCGCACCTCGTGTGTCTCCGGGTCGCGGCCGAGGACACCGGCACGGTCGGCGTCGCCGTCGACGGCGAGCCGCGGACCCGCGCCGTCGTCGAGCCAACGGGCGGCTGGGACCGCTGGGCGGAGCTGTGGTGTCAGGTCGACCTCGCGCGGGGCGAGGGGACGCTGGAGCTGGTGGCGCTGTCGGGCGGGTGGCGACTCGGCGGGCTTCGGGTCGAGTGA
- the thpR gene encoding RNA 2',3'-cyclic phosphodiesterase: MGKRLFVGVDLDGLADGVRSVQERFAGADGLRLTDPEQAHVTLKFLGDTDADRVDELVAALEGAVDESGVAPFEARIGGLGVFPSLDYISVVWVGVREGHGDAELTALHEAIEDRTVAMGFDPEDHEFTPHATVARLDHAGGKERVQRVVREADPDVGALRVEEVRLTESVLRADGPEYSTLAAVSLD; this comes from the coding sequence ATGGGCAAGCGACTGTTCGTCGGCGTCGACCTCGACGGGCTGGCCGACGGCGTGCGATCCGTCCAGGAGCGGTTCGCGGGGGCCGACGGCCTCCGTCTCACCGACCCCGAGCAGGCCCACGTCACGCTGAAGTTCCTCGGCGACACCGACGCCGACCGGGTCGACGAGCTGGTGGCGGCACTCGAAGGCGCGGTCGACGAGAGCGGCGTCGCCCCCTTCGAGGCCCGGATCGGCGGCCTCGGCGTGTTCCCGTCGCTCGACTACATCAGCGTCGTCTGGGTCGGCGTCCGCGAGGGCCACGGCGACGCGGAGCTGACGGCGCTGCACGAGGCGATCGAGGACCGGACCGTCGCGATGGGCTTCGACCCCGAGGACCACGAGTTCACCCCCCACGCGACCGTCGCGCGGCTGGACCACGCCGGCGGCAAGGAACGGGTCCAGCGCGTCGTCCGGGAGGCCGACCCCGACGTGGGGGCGCTCCGGGTCGAGGAGGTCCGCCTGACCGAGAGCGTCCTCCGGGCGGACGGCCCCGAGTACAGCACGCTCGCGGCCGTGTCGCTCGACTAA
- a CDS encoding aminotransferase class V-fold PLP-dependent enzyme, translating to MARTDTEPLDVDAIREDFPILQREFGGEQVVYLDNAATTQTPEPVVETIADYYRTTNANVHRGLHQLSQEASVAYEEAHDRVAEFIGASGGREEVVFTKNTTESENLVAYAWGLNELGPGDEVVLTEMEHHASLVTWQQIAKRTGATCRYIRVQDDGTLDMDHARELVGPDTEMVSVVHVSNTLGTVNPVSELADIAHDNDAYVFVDGAQSVPNRPVDVEAIDADFLAFSGHKMAGPTGIGVLYGKKHLLEEMEPYLYGGEMIKKVTFEDATWNDLPWKFEAGTPVICQGIALAEACDYLDDLGMENVKRHEDQLAQYAMEQLSALDDVETYGPPAGEERGGLVAFNLDSVHAHDLSSILNDSAVAIRAGDHCTQPLHDKLGTAASARASFYVYNTREEVDKLVDAMDDARQLFA from the coding sequence ATGGCACGGACCGACACAGAACCGCTCGACGTCGACGCCATCCGCGAGGACTTCCCGATCCTCCAGCGGGAGTTCGGCGGCGAGCAGGTCGTCTACCTCGACAACGCGGCGACGACACAGACCCCCGAGCCGGTCGTCGAGACCATCGCGGACTACTACCGGACGACCAACGCCAACGTCCACCGCGGGCTCCACCAACTGAGCCAGGAGGCCTCCGTGGCCTACGAGGAGGCCCACGACCGCGTGGCGGAGTTCATCGGGGCCTCCGGCGGCCGCGAGGAGGTCGTCTTCACCAAGAACACCACCGAGAGCGAGAACCTCGTCGCCTACGCCTGGGGCCTGAACGAGCTCGGCCCCGGGGACGAGGTGGTGCTGACCGAGATGGAGCACCACGCGTCGCTGGTGACGTGGCAACAGATCGCCAAGCGGACCGGCGCGACCTGCCGGTACATCCGGGTCCAGGACGACGGCACGCTCGACATGGACCACGCCCGCGAGCTCGTCGGCCCCGATACCGAGATGGTCTCCGTCGTCCACGTCTCGAACACCCTCGGGACCGTCAACCCCGTCTCGGAGCTGGCCGACATCGCCCACGACAACGACGCGTACGTCTTCGTCGACGGCGCGCAGTCGGTCCCCAACCGCCCGGTCGACGTGGAGGCCATCGACGCCGACTTCCTCGCGTTCTCCGGCCACAAGATGGCCGGCCCGACCGGCATCGGCGTCCTCTACGGGAAGAAGCACCTGCTGGAGGAGATGGAGCCGTACCTGTACGGCGGCGAGATGATCAAGAAGGTCACCTTCGAGGACGCCACCTGGAACGACCTCCCCTGGAAGTTCGAGGCCGGCACGCCCGTCATCTGCCAGGGCATCGCGCTGGCGGAGGCCTGTGACTACCTGGACGACCTGGGGATGGAGAACGTCAAGCGCCACGAGGACCAGCTCGCCCAGTACGCGATGGAGCAGCTGTCGGCGCTGGACGACGTCGAGACGTACGGTCCGCCCGCCGGCGAGGAACGCGGTGGCCTGGTCGCGTTCAACCTCGACTCGGTCCACGCCCACGACCTCTCCTCGATCCTCAACGACTCCGCGGTCGCCATCCGCGCCGGCGACCACTGCACCCAGCCCCTGCACGACAAGCTCGGGACGGCCGCCTCCGCGCGGGCCTCCTTCTACGTCTACAACACCCGCGAGGAGGTCGACAAGCTCGTCGACGCGATGGACGACGCGCGGCAGCTGTTCGCGTAG
- a CDS encoding aldo/keto reductase, translated as MALDDIDLDYVRLGETGLSVSELALGTWRFGRESETGNLEIGEDRAHDLLDAYETAGGRFIDTADVYGGGDSEEWIGDWLAHRDREEYVLASKIYWPTREDDPNGRGLGRKHIRRNIDLMLDRLGTDYLDVLYIHRWDDATPARELMHTLTGLVDDGKVNYLGASTFQPNAWRVAKANELAEREGLEPFTVSQPRYNLVNREVEGDYLEMCDHYGLGVCPWSPLAQGMLTGKYSREDRDADASAGRDEDWKDAYLTDENFAVLDEVRAVADEVDATPAQVAIAWLQHHDSVTASLLGARTVDQLEENLRAAAVDLSDDQFERLAEAKGGPYDDI; from the coding sequence ATGGCACTCGACGACATCGACCTCGACTACGTCCGACTCGGCGAGACCGGCCTCTCGGTGAGCGAGCTCGCGCTCGGTACGTGGCGGTTCGGCCGCGAGAGCGAGACCGGGAACCTGGAGATCGGCGAGGACCGCGCTCACGACCTGTTGGACGCCTACGAGACCGCAGGCGGGCGGTTCATCGACACCGCCGACGTCTACGGCGGCGGCGACAGCGAGGAGTGGATCGGCGACTGGCTCGCCCACCGCGACCGCGAGGAGTACGTCCTCGCCTCGAAGATCTACTGGCCGACACGTGAGGACGACCCCAACGGCCGCGGCCTCGGTCGGAAGCACATCCGGCGCAACATCGACCTGATGCTCGATCGCCTCGGCACGGACTACCTCGACGTGCTGTACATCCACCGGTGGGACGACGCCACCCCCGCCCGCGAACTGATGCACACGCTGACCGGGCTGGTCGACGACGGGAAGGTGAACTACCTCGGCGCGTCGACGTTCCAGCCCAACGCCTGGCGGGTCGCGAAGGCCAACGAACTCGCCGAGCGCGAGGGCCTGGAACCGTTCACCGTCTCCCAGCCCCGCTACAACCTCGTCAACCGCGAGGTCGAGGGGGACTACCTGGAGATGTGTGACCACTACGGCCTGGGGGTCTGTCCGTGGAGCCCGCTGGCCCAGGGGATGCTCACCGGGAAGTACAGCCGCGAGGACCGCGACGCTGACGCCTCGGCCGGCCGCGACGAGGACTGGAAGGACGCCTACCTCACCGACGAGAACTTCGCGGTGCTTGACGAGGTGCGCGCGGTCGCCGACGAGGTCGACGCCACGCCCGCGCAGGTGGCCATCGCGTGGCTCCAGCACCACGACAGCGTCACCGCGTCGCTGCTTGGCGCTCGCACGGTCGACCAGCTCGAGGAGAACCTCCGGGCCGCCGCCGTCGACCTCTCGGACGACCAGTTCGAGCGCCTCGCGGAGGCCAAGGGCGGCCCCTACGACGACATCTGA
- a CDS encoding DUF424 domain-containing protein encodes MIVNERDTDEGLLVSVCDPEVVGETFEDGPVSLTVDEEFYGGDAASEDEVVDSLARCSVANIVGTESVALAIEHGFVDEENVLDVDGTRHAQLLWL; translated from the coding sequence ATGATCGTCAACGAACGCGACACCGACGAGGGGCTGCTCGTCTCCGTCTGTGACCCGGAGGTGGTGGGCGAGACGTTCGAGGACGGTCCCGTCTCGCTGACCGTCGACGAGGAGTTCTACGGCGGGGACGCCGCCTCCGAAGACGAGGTCGTAGACTCGCTGGCCCGGTGTAGCGTCGCCAACATCGTCGGTACCGAGAGCGTCGCCCTCGCTATCGAACACGGGTTCGTCGACGAGGAGAACGTCCTCGACGTCGACGGCACCCGCCACGCGCAACTGCTCTGGCTGTAG
- a CDS encoding tetratricopeptide repeat protein produces MTDREPDDHDFSEGQGFDEPYDGFDIDPPEFEVDTDRVDPVDSRVVTDLLDDQQLPDDAVDVEELLDVGLEYMHIQRHEQAADTFQRVAQYTDDDRIEQEAWTNKGAAHAELEEWDAAIGAYKEALNIDGDSDHAATAETNLAYALWESGRSEQALEHAERAVEIDPRFGEAWYNRGFFLLERGLSEDALEAFDNAIRLGFRNAGVLEEKARALEEEGKHEEAEELAEEVEEMREESEQQLLE; encoded by the coding sequence ATGACCGACCGAGAGCCCGACGACCACGACTTCTCCGAGGGGCAGGGGTTCGACGAGCCCTACGACGGGTTCGACATCGACCCGCCGGAGTTCGAGGTCGACACCGACCGCGTCGACCCCGTCGACTCCCGCGTCGTCACCGACCTGCTCGACGACCAGCAGCTCCCCGACGACGCCGTCGACGTCGAGGAACTGCTCGACGTGGGCCTGGAGTACATGCACATCCAGCGCCACGAGCAGGCCGCCGACACGTTCCAGCGGGTCGCACAGTACACCGACGACGACCGCATCGAGCAGGAGGCCTGGACGAACAAGGGCGCGGCCCACGCCGAACTGGAGGAGTGGGACGCCGCGATCGGGGCCTACAAGGAGGCGCTGAACATCGACGGCGACTCCGACCACGCCGCCACCGCCGAGACGAACCTCGCGTACGCCCTCTGGGAGTCCGGCCGCTCCGAGCAGGCGCTGGAACACGCCGAGCGGGCCGTCGAGATCGACCCCCGCTTCGGCGAGGCGTGGTACAACCGCGGCTTCTTCCTGCTGGAGCGTGGCCTCTCCGAGGACGCGCTGGAGGCGTTCGACAACGCCATCCGGCTCGGCTTCCGCAACGCCGGCGTCCTAGAGGAGAAGGCCCGCGCGCTCGAAGAGGAGGGGAAACACGAGGAGGCCGAGGAACTGGCCGAGGAGGTCGAGGAGATGCGCGAGGAGAGCGAACAGCAGCTGCTGGAATGA
- a CDS encoding heme-binding protein, with the protein MDQRKPPQTEEGWYVLHDCRTVDWDAWRDAPQRVRERALSEGVEFLSAYEAVEDAREGQTAVYTVLGHKADLLILHLRPTMADLDAAERHFEQTELARFTERSFSYVSVTEASGYTEKSREYFEGEVDDDSGLAQYIQARLHPDVPDEEFVCFYPMSKRRQPDQNWYDTSFEERAAHIKRHGDIGRGYGGDVNQMICGSVGFDDWEWGITLWSEDMTAIKDLLTEMRFDPSTSQFADFGPFYVGRKFDPADLPAVLSGQRVPTDGGAGSVGPRGDETVAAAHAEGDGGHAPTSGGDAEERGGPHPGSAGQGDHPHGDDPADADHPAAERHGETAEHGDDDGDADDGHGGGRPDVSADFEEVDDAAQRVGRLGLSEGEDYDAGDYALVFRSSADAEDLVEEAEELGESFDHYDRHVLTTVRAEGGETFAVSVWTAKEAAETAAGFLSDLDGVEERVGGPLGEADAVSGDGAADGDEAAAAASSQSIREQLESAGVYAGQPHGEDVYALVVYSEADPDELAEEVADLRSAFERYDTHVRTSVYTDPDSGTAAVASLWDTEDAAGTASEYLTDLPGVVRRQGEGDGFGTMGMFYTVKPDHRAEFVEKFDTVGGLLADMDGHRETALLFNREDENDMFIASQWDSKEDAMAFFRSDEFSDTVSWGRDVLADRPRHVFLA; encoded by the coding sequence ATGGACCAGCGCAAGCCACCGCAGACGGAGGAAGGGTGGTACGTACTACACGACTGCCGGACCGTCGACTGGGACGCCTGGCGCGACGCCCCCCAGCGGGTCCGGGAGCGGGCGCTCTCCGAGGGCGTCGAGTTCCTCTCGGCCTACGAGGCCGTCGAGGACGCACGGGAGGGGCAGACGGCCGTCTACACCGTACTCGGCCACAAGGCCGACCTGCTGATCCTCCACCTGCGGCCGACGATGGCCGATCTGGACGCCGCCGAGCGGCACTTCGAGCAGACGGAACTGGCCCGGTTCACCGAGCGGTCGTTCTCCTACGTCTCGGTGACGGAGGCCTCGGGCTACACGGAGAAGTCCCGCGAGTACTTCGAGGGCGAGGTCGACGACGACTCGGGGCTGGCCCAGTACATCCAAGCGCGGCTCCACCCGGACGTGCCCGACGAGGAGTTCGTCTGCTTCTACCCGATGAGCAAGCGCCGCCAGCCCGACCAGAACTGGTACGACACCTCCTTCGAGGAGCGAGCGGCCCACATCAAACGGCACGGCGACATCGGCCGCGGATACGGCGGCGACGTGAACCAGATGATCTGTGGCTCCGTCGGCTTCGACGACTGGGAGTGGGGGATCACCCTCTGGAGCGAGGACATGACCGCCATCAAGGACCTGCTGACGGAGATGCGGTTCGACCCCTCGACCTCCCAGTTCGCCGACTTTGGCCCCTTCTACGTCGGGCGGAAGTTCGACCCGGCGGACCTGCCGGCGGTGCTGTCCGGCCAGCGGGTGCCCACCGACGGCGGGGCCGGGTCGGTCGGCCCCCGCGGCGACGAGACGGTCGCGGCGGCCCACGCCGAGGGCGACGGCGGCCACGCGCCCACGAGCGGCGGCGACGCGGAGGAACGCGGCGGTCCACACCCCGGCAGCGCCGGGCAGGGGGACCACCCGCACGGCGACGACCCCGCCGACGCCGACCACCCGGCGGCGGAGCGCCACGGCGAGACGGCCGAGCACGGGGACGACGACGGCGACGCGGACGACGGGCACGGCGGCGGCCGCCCGGACGTCTCCGCCGACTTCGAGGAGGTCGACGACGCCGCCCAGCGCGTCGGCCGGCTCGGCCTCTCGGAGGGCGAGGACTACGACGCGGGCGACTACGCGCTCGTGTTCCGCTCGTCGGCCGACGCCGAGGACCTGGTCGAGGAGGCCGAGGAACTGGGCGAGAGCTTCGACCACTACGACCGCCACGTCCTGACGACGGTGCGGGCCGAGGGCGGCGAGACCTTCGCCGTCAGCGTCTGGACCGCCAAGGAGGCCGCCGAGACGGCCGCGGGGTTCCTCTCGGACCTCGACGGCGTCGAGGAGCGGGTCGGCGGGCCGCTGGGCGAGGCGGACGCCGTCTCGGGAGACGGGGCCGCCGACGGCGACGAGGCGGCCGCGGCCGCCTCCTCGCAGTCGATCCGCGAGCAACTGGAGTCAGCGGGCGTCTACGCCGGCCAGCCCCACGGCGAAGACGTCTACGCGCTGGTGGTCTACTCGGAGGCCGACCCCGACGAACTGGCCGAGGAGGTGGCGGACCTCCGGTCGGCGTTCGAGCGCTACGACACGCACGTCCGGACGAGCGTCTACACCGACCCCGACTCGGGGACCGCCGCCGTCGCATCGCTGTGGGACACCGAGGACGCCGCCGGGACGGCGAGCGAGTACCTCACGGACCTTCCGGGGGTCGTCCGCCGACAGGGCGAGGGCGACGGCTTCGGCACGATGGGGATGTTCTACACCGTCAAGCCCGACCACCGCGCGGAGTTCGTCGAGAAGTTCGACACCGTCGGCGGCCTGCTGGCGGATATGGACGGCCACCGCGAGACGGCGCTGCTGTTCAACCGCGAGGACGAGAACGATATGTTCATCGCTAGCCAGTGGGACAGCAAGGAGGACGCGATGGCCTTCTTCCGTTCCGACGAGTTCTCGGACACGGTGAGCTGGGGCCGGGACGTGCTGGCCGACCGGCCGCGACACGTCTTCCTGGCCTGA
- a CDS encoding CheF family chemotaxis protein, whose protein sequence is MANTVDVPATVFCHALGEEPVRTQLSLGAAALSVESEGFAGEIALDNVFDATVGPPPQAAAGVLSGTVLTVGFERDGDREVLFVSTDEETLTTVAGLLYRRLLDGKEVAVRHPAEIGGRVTEATYDIGRLHVVPERVGCSKIQHPFDVELGSIVDFYRSEEELLGDRQPVIHIQYVREGVAVSLDLALNPPRLQHLLGRHLQRRYVETRREVRGLDVPPAGVRALVRLYSLQGSAHPKAVLDGGQERAEAVLRGLLRQDLVEASDGEVALTSRGWILVTEYANKGGDHDREVGASADRRAAGGD, encoded by the coding sequence ATGGCGAACACCGTAGACGTCCCGGCGACCGTGTTCTGTCACGCGCTCGGCGAGGAACCGGTGCGGACGCAGCTGTCGCTGGGCGCGGCGGCGCTGTCGGTCGAGAGCGAAGGGTTCGCCGGCGAGATCGCCCTCGACAACGTCTTCGACGCGACGGTCGGGCCGCCGCCACAGGCGGCCGCCGGCGTCCTCAGCGGGACGGTCCTCACCGTGGGGTTCGAGCGCGACGGCGACCGGGAGGTGCTGTTCGTCAGCACCGACGAGGAGACGCTGACCACCGTCGCCGGGCTGCTGTACCGCCGGCTCCTGGACGGCAAGGAGGTCGCGGTCCGCCACCCGGCCGAGATCGGCGGCCGCGTGACGGAGGCGACCTACGACATCGGCCGGCTCCACGTCGTCCCCGAGCGGGTCGGCTGCAGCAAGATCCAACACCCCTTCGACGTCGAACTCGGCAGCATCGTCGACTTCTATCGCTCCGAGGAGGAACTGCTGGGGGACCGGCAACCCGTCATTCACATCCAGTACGTCCGCGAGGGGGTCGCGGTGTCGCTGGACCTGGCGTTGAACCCCCCGCGCCTACAGCACCTGCTCGGGCGACACCTCCAGCGGCGCTACGTCGAGACCCGGCGGGAGGTCCGCGGGCTGGACGTCCCGCCGGCCGGCGTCCGCGCGCTCGTCCGGCTGTACTCCCTGCAGGGGAGCGCCCACCCGAAGGCGGTCCTCGACGGCGGACAGGAACGGGCCGAGGCCGTCCTCCGCGGACTGCTCCGGCAGGACCTCGTCGAGGCGAGCGACGGCGAGGTGGCGCTGACCTCCCGCGGGTGGATCCTGGTCACGGAGTACGCGAACAAGGGCGGCGACCACGACCGCGAGGTCGGTGCGTCCGCGGACAGGCGGGCGGCCGGCGGGGACTGA
- a CDS encoding DUF5783 family protein has product MTDFDPAKFEDKYANYFPELQKAYKNAFERMNDTYDSELVHAIDQQILDESEPFYDEREGFYVELPADPTDRLTAVVADDEKVSTVLEAYVAEIESELHRVFGVETE; this is encoded by the coding sequence ATGACCGACTTCGACCCCGCGAAGTTCGAGGACAAGTACGCCAACTACTTCCCCGAACTCCAGAAGGCGTACAAGAACGCCTTCGAGCGGATGAACGACACCTACGACTCCGAGCTGGTCCACGCCATCGACCAGCAGATCCTCGACGAGTCCGAGCCCTTCTACGACGAGCGCGAGGGGTTCTACGTCGAACTCCCGGCGGACCCCACCGACCGGCTGACGGCGGTCGTCGCCGACGACGAGAAGGTCTCGACGGTCCTGGAGGCGTACGTCGCCGAGATCGAGTCGGAGCTCCACCGCGTGTTCGGCGTCGAGACGGAGTGA